In the genome of Calothrix sp. PCC 6303, the window TAGGACCTCTATTACCGTTGGTAAATGCTTGTGTTTCGGTGGTGAATTAAGCGACACTTTGAATCCACTCAAGTAAAGACTTTAAACTTCCAGTAATAGCTGCTTCGCTAACAGTAACTGTGTGGTTTTGACCATTATTTTCCACAGTAAAAGTATACTGAAAACGATCTGGTTGAGATATATTTCCAGGTATGTATGTAGGTAATTTGAAAAAATTAGCAGTTTCTAAAATTTGTGATAATTGATTTGCTTTATCTGCGGGAATATTTGCCGTGTCTACAGTTGTTGTGCGACTCAAACCAGCAAAACCACCTGTACGTTCAAGAGAAATTTGCATTATATCCCTGGAATGGATTTTTTAAGTAAGTTTTCCAAGCAAAAACTGGAAGTACATAGTTGTTATCTTCCAGTTTAAGGTGATAATGATTAAAAAATATCAATAATTCCAAATATCACTCTGGAGACAGAACACCCACAGTTGTCCAGGCATTTTTTACGGCTTTTTGTTCAGCGCTATCTTCACCATAAAGTTCACCAGCAACCTTGACAATGATCTTGGCAGCACGATTATAGTTGTTTCCTGAGCGTAAGCGATCGCGTAATGCAACGTACCATATTTTTCCGGCTTTTTCCCAGGCATAACCACCAATTTCTAAAGCTGCCAGGTAAAATGCTCGATTTCCGATTCCAGAGTTGATATGCACACCACCATTATCTTTCGTGCCAGTATAAATATCTTTATAGTGTGCTGGTTGGATATCTTTCCCCAACACACTATCATCGTATGCGGTTCCCGGTTCCTTCATGGAACGAATGCCAACACCTTTCACTTTCTCAGTAAATAAACCTTCA includes:
- a CDS encoding protealysin inhibitor emfourin, giving the protein MQISLERTGGFAGLSRTTTVDTANIPADKANQLSQILETANFFKLPTYIPGNISQPDRFQYTFTVENNGQNHTVTVSEAAITGSLKSLLEWIQSVA